One genomic region from Actinocatenispora thailandica encodes:
- a CDS encoding S53 family peptidase, with the protein MRSFPIGRTALVTALIAAAAGLSGATAPATASSASGAVRDVCPTARPGQVRCLAKVRTDRHGGRGVRDLAAPPAGYGPADLRSAYDLPATGGANQTVAVVDAGDAANAEADLAVYRDTYGLPACTTANGCFRKVNQAGQPSPLPDDQGWSVEIALDLDMVSAACPDCHILLVEADDAGYGPMAAAVDTAAALGATEISNSYGGGDYNGVDQYAASYRHPGVAVVASSGDSGYGNPSAPAEYPSVVAVGGTSLRRADNARGWSESAWSASGTGCSAYLAKPAWQHDPNCPNRMIADIAAVADPDTGLAVYETGQATGWIVVGGTSASSPLVAGIIALAGNPDRYPDASYFYAHADQLHDIVTGASSGIDCGGDYLCTALPGYDGLTGNGTPNGIAAF; encoded by the coding sequence ATGCGAAGCTTCCCGATCGGCCGTACCGCACTGGTGACGGCACTGATCGCCGCGGCGGCCGGGCTGTCCGGTGCTACCGCACCGGCGACGGCGAGCAGCGCCTCCGGTGCGGTGCGCGACGTCTGCCCCACCGCCCGGCCCGGTCAGGTCCGCTGCCTGGCGAAGGTCCGCACCGACCGGCACGGCGGGCGCGGCGTCCGCGATCTGGCGGCGCCGCCCGCCGGGTACGGCCCGGCCGACCTGCGGTCCGCCTACGACCTGCCAGCCACCGGCGGGGCGAACCAGACCGTCGCCGTCGTGGACGCGGGCGACGCCGCGAACGCCGAGGCAGACCTCGCCGTCTACCGGGACACGTACGGACTGCCCGCGTGCACCACGGCCAACGGCTGCTTCCGGAAGGTCAACCAGGCCGGCCAGCCGAGCCCGCTGCCGGACGACCAGGGCTGGTCGGTCGAGATCGCGCTGGACCTGGACATGGTGTCCGCGGCCTGCCCCGACTGCCACATCCTGCTGGTCGAGGCCGACGACGCCGGCTACGGCCCGATGGCCGCCGCGGTGGACACCGCCGCCGCGCTCGGCGCCACCGAGATCTCCAACAGCTACGGGGGCGGTGACTACAACGGCGTCGACCAGTACGCGGCGAGCTACCGGCATCCCGGTGTCGCGGTCGTCGCGTCCTCCGGCGACTCCGGCTACGGCAACCCGTCCGCCCCGGCCGAGTACCCGAGTGTCGTCGCGGTCGGCGGGACCAGCCTGCGCCGCGCCGACAACGCCCGCGGCTGGTCGGAAAGCGCCTGGAGCGCGTCGGGGACCGGATGCTCGGCCTACCTCGCCAAACCGGCCTGGCAACACGACCCGAACTGCCCCAACCGGATGATCGCCGACATCGCGGCGGTCGCGGACCCGGACACCGGGCTGGCGGTGTACGAGACCGGGCAGGCGACCGGCTGGATCGTGGTCGGCGGCACCAGCGCGTCGTCCCCGCTGGTCGCCGGGATCATCGCGCTGGCCGGCAATCCGGACCGCTACCCGGACGCGTCGTACTTCTACGCGCACGCCGACCAACTGCACGACATCGTCACCGGCGCCTCCAGCGGGATCGACTGCGGTGGCGACTACCTGTGTACCGCCCTGCCCGGTTACGACGGGCTGACCGGCAACGGCACGCCGAACGGCATCGCCGCCTTCTGA
- a CDS encoding DMT family transporter, which produces MGIVLALCAAACYGSSDFLGGLLSRRASPYAVAVVAQCAALFVVAAVAAIAGNGLPAAAALAWGALSGIGNGLGTVFLYRGLGSARMSVVAPLSAVGSAGLPVLVGVAEGDRPAPLAVAGILLALPAVALISRGADAPAGPQPAAPAPRAAAVSGSASPAMVADPAVSGTTVPGPAGRPGSPARGPSAPPAKRRSGVVDGLLAGAGFALLFVALDRVPHDAGLWPLAAGQLVATGTILLAALLVGAALRLPARQVAPGASVGVLGGGATVLFVLATHRTLLSIAAVVTSLYPALTVLAAMLVLRERIGRGQAVGLAAAAGTVVLIALA; this is translated from the coding sequence GTGGGTATCGTCCTCGCGCTCTGCGCCGCCGCCTGCTACGGCAGCTCGGACTTCCTCGGCGGGCTGCTGTCCCGGCGTGCCAGCCCGTACGCGGTGGCGGTCGTGGCGCAGTGCGCGGCACTGTTCGTCGTGGCGGCGGTCGCCGCGATCGCCGGGAACGGCCTGCCGGCGGCGGCGGCGCTCGCCTGGGGCGCGCTGTCCGGCATCGGCAACGGCCTGGGCACCGTGTTCCTTTACCGCGGCCTGGGCTCGGCCCGGATGAGCGTGGTGGCGCCGCTGTCCGCGGTCGGTTCCGCCGGGCTGCCGGTACTGGTCGGGGTCGCCGAGGGGGACCGGCCGGCGCCGCTGGCGGTCGCCGGCATCCTGCTCGCGCTCCCGGCCGTCGCGCTCATCTCCCGCGGCGCGGATGCCCCGGCCGGGCCGCAGCCCGCCGCCCCGGCCCCGCGCGCCGCGGCCGTGTCCGGCTCCGCGTCGCCGGCCATGGTGGCGGACCCGGCGGTGTCGGGTACCACCGTGCCGGGCCCTGCCGGGAGGCCGGGGTCACCGGCCCGCGGGCCGTCGGCCCCGCCCGCGAAGCGACGCTCCGGGGTGGTCGACGGGTTGCTGGCCGGGGCCGGCTTCGCGCTGCTGTTCGTGGCGCTCGACCGGGTGCCGCACGACGCCGGGCTGTGGCCGCTCGCCGCCGGGCAGCTGGTCGCCACCGGCACGATCCTGCTCGCCGCGCTGCTGGTCGGCGCCGCCCTGCGGCTGCCGGCCCGCCAGGTCGCCCCGGGTGCCAGCGTCGGCGTGCTCGGTGGCGGCGCCACCGTGCTGTTCGTCCTCGCCACCCACCGCACGCTGCTGTCCATCGCGGCCGTGGTCACCTCGCTGTACCCGGCGCTGACCGTGCTGGCCGCGATGCTGGTGCTGCGGGAGCGGATCGGCCGCGGGCAGGCCGTCGGCCTCGCCGCCGCGGCCGGCACCGTCGTGCTCATCGCGCTGGCCTGA
- a CDS encoding HNH endonuclease — MSGLRPSTSYGALVLNATYEPMCVVSVRRAAVLVLAAKATAVSDGDGFLHSARRVLPTPCVVRLTRYVRVPYRAHIGMTRRAIFARDRGVCAYCDGPAETIDHVLPRSRGGPHAWENVVAACARCNHRKGDRTPAEMGWRLRTAPVAPTGPAWRVLGHRTPDPRWASWLGLPAQRTDPLRLGEATA, encoded by the coding sequence ATGTCCGGGTTACGGCCCTCCACCAGCTACGGGGCGTTGGTGCTCAACGCGACGTACGAGCCGATGTGCGTCGTGTCGGTGCGCCGGGCCGCCGTGCTGGTGCTCGCCGCCAAGGCGACCGCGGTCAGCGACGGCGACGGATTCCTGCACAGCGCCAGACGTGTCCTGCCGACCCCGTGCGTGGTCCGGCTCACCCGGTACGTCCGGGTGCCGTACCGGGCGCACATCGGCATGACCCGCCGTGCGATCTTCGCCCGGGACCGCGGGGTCTGCGCGTACTGCGACGGTCCCGCCGAGACCATCGACCACGTGCTGCCACGCAGCCGCGGCGGGCCGCACGCCTGGGAGAACGTGGTGGCCGCGTGCGCGCGGTGCAACCACCGCAAGGGCGATCGCACCCCGGCCGAGATGGGTTGGCGGCTGCGGACCGCGCCGGTCGCACCGACCGGCCCGGCCTGGCGGGTGCTCGGGCACCGCACCCCGGATCCGCGCTGGGCGTCCTGGCTCGGCCTGCCCGCGCAGCGCACCGACCCGCTCCGGCTCGGCGAGGCCACCGCCTGA
- a CDS encoding mechanosensitive ion channel family protein — MLSAEALVSAAPLALKLAGKPDCANDPNSFCQTVWNWTGHNPSLGWLAASSEWLLVKPFRIILILVVALLVRWFLHRMIRRFTRSKDNYSTPAVLRPLKERVDASLRENGVLSERRRQRSATIGSVLRNVTSIVVFSIAVMMILSELGMDLAPLLASAGIAGVALGFGAQSLVKDVISGMFMLLEDQYGVGDLINVGEVTGTVEAVGLRITTVRDVAGVLWYIRNGEVIRIGNYSQSWAMVIIDVPVGFGAPVGEATDALQRAADSLGDDADWSADFIDKPEVLGVQQLTPEGAVLRVTAKTTSDGQWKVGRELRRRIVAEMEQAGVALGLDLRRFLGQEEDGLR; from the coding sequence ATGTTGTCCGCGGAAGCGCTGGTTTCCGCTGCGCCGCTCGCCCTGAAACTGGCCGGCAAACCCGACTGCGCGAACGATCCGAACTCGTTCTGCCAGACCGTGTGGAACTGGACCGGCCACAATCCGAGCCTCGGCTGGCTCGCCGCGAGCAGTGAATGGCTGCTGGTCAAGCCGTTCCGGATCATCCTGATCCTGGTCGTGGCGCTGCTGGTGCGCTGGTTCCTGCACCGGATGATCCGACGGTTCACCCGGAGCAAGGACAACTACAGCACCCCGGCGGTACTGCGTCCGCTGAAGGAGCGGGTGGACGCGTCGCTCCGGGAGAACGGCGTGCTGTCCGAGCGGCGTCGGCAACGCTCCGCGACGATCGGATCGGTGCTGCGCAACGTCACCTCGATCGTGGTCTTCTCGATCGCCGTGATGATGATCCTCAGCGAGCTGGGGATGGACCTCGCGCCGCTGCTGGCCAGCGCCGGCATCGCCGGCGTCGCCCTCGGTTTCGGCGCGCAGTCGCTGGTCAAGGACGTCATCTCCGGCATGTTCATGCTGCTGGAGGACCAGTACGGGGTGGGCGACCTGATCAACGTGGGTGAGGTGACCGGCACCGTGGAGGCGGTCGGCCTGCGCATCACCACGGTGCGCGACGTCGCGGGTGTGTTGTGGTACATCCGCAACGGCGAGGTGATCCGGATCGGCAACTACAGCCAGAGCTGGGCCATGGTGATCATCGACGTGCCGGTCGGGTTCGGTGCGCCGGTCGGCGAGGCCACCGACGCGTTGCAGCGCGCCGCCGACTCGCTCGGCGACGACGCGGACTGGTCCGCCGACTTCATCGACAAGCCCGAGGTGCTGGGCGTGCAGCAACTGACCCCGGAGGGCGCGGTGCTCCGGGTGACCGCGAAGACCACCTCGGACGGGCAGTGGAAGGTGGGCCGCGAACTGCGCCGGCGGATCGTCGCCGAGATGGAGCAGGCCGGCGTGGCACTCGGGCTGGATCTGCGCCGCTTCCTGGGCCAGGAAGAGGACGGGCTCCGGTAG
- a CDS encoding MFS transporter produces the protein MSEEPGQAGAGRPAEDPPDTTDDDPERPATYREVFAVREFRAVFGASALSSVGDYLGRVALAALIYHATGSALASAAGFAVTYLPWLTGAPVLVALAERYPYRRVMLGCDLARMLIVGVAAIPGVPLLLLPVLMYVSAMLTPPFDSSRSAMLPQILTGDRYVLGLSITGVLNQATQVGGYAAGGLISAVDPRLALLVDAATFGVSALLIRSWVRARPAVPRLRTDTSLLRDTAEGFTVVFGTPVLRAIAVVILAGAAFAILPEGLAASWSGELGTGARGQGLIMAAMPIGAAVGGVVIGRLVPPGPRRKLIRPLAALVPLSLVAALLSPPLVVVMVLTALTGFAMSVIIPANGLFVQALPNGYRARAFGVMQGGLQLVQGGAIVVAGAIADHVGVSRTVGLWSLLGLLVMGLVSMLWPKSGTFDKAFAETRAQNEAAAEAAEQRSRESDDAGAASASQDTSGRRVGPVQSRRRTGRVGAEHP, from the coding sequence GTGTCCGAAGAGCCAGGTCAGGCCGGGGCGGGCCGGCCGGCGGAGGATCCACCGGACACGACCGACGACGACCCGGAGCGGCCCGCGACCTACCGCGAGGTGTTCGCGGTCCGTGAGTTCCGCGCGGTGTTCGGCGCGAGCGCGCTGTCCTCGGTCGGCGACTACCTGGGGCGCGTCGCGCTGGCGGCGTTGATCTACCACGCGACCGGCTCGGCGCTCGCCTCCGCGGCCGGCTTCGCCGTGACCTACCTGCCCTGGCTGACCGGCGCGCCGGTGCTCGTCGCGCTGGCCGAGCGATACCCGTACCGGCGGGTGATGCTCGGCTGCGACCTGGCCCGGATGCTGATCGTCGGGGTGGCGGCGATCCCCGGCGTGCCGCTGCTGCTGTTACCGGTGCTGATGTACGTCTCGGCGATGCTGACGCCGCCGTTCGACTCCAGCCGCTCGGCGATGCTGCCGCAGATCCTGACCGGCGACCGCTACGTGCTCGGGCTGTCCATCACCGGGGTGCTCAACCAGGCCACCCAGGTCGGCGGGTACGCGGCCGGTGGCCTGATCTCCGCGGTCGATCCGCGGCTCGCGCTGCTCGTCGACGCCGCCACCTTCGGCGTGTCCGCGCTGCTGATCCGGTCCTGGGTGCGGGCCCGGCCGGCGGTGCCGCGGCTGCGGACCGACACCAGCCTGCTGCGGGACACCGCGGAGGGGTTCACCGTGGTGTTCGGTACCCCGGTGCTGCGCGCGATCGCGGTGGTGATCCTGGCCGGTGCGGCGTTCGCGATCCTGCCGGAGGGGCTGGCCGCGAGCTGGTCCGGCGAACTCGGTACCGGCGCCCGCGGGCAGGGGTTGATCATGGCGGCGATGCCGATCGGTGCCGCCGTCGGCGGGGTCGTGATCGGCCGGCTGGTGCCGCCCGGCCCGCGCCGCAAGTTGATCCGCCCGCTCGCGGCGCTGGTGCCGCTGTCGCTGGTCGCGGCGCTGCTGTCGCCGCCGCTGGTGGTGGTGATGGTGTTGACCGCCCTCACCGGCTTCGCGATGTCGGTGATCATCCCGGCGAACGGGCTGTTCGTGCAGGCCCTGCCGAACGGCTACCGGGCCCGCGCGTTCGGCGTGATGCAGGGCGGCCTGCAACTCGTGCAGGGTGGTGCGATCGTGGTCGCCGGCGCGATCGCCGACCACGTCGGGGTCTCCCGTACGGTCGGGTTGTGGTCGTTGCTGGGCCTGCTGGTGATGGGCCTGGTCTCGATGCTGTGGCCGAAGTCCGGCACCTTCGACAAGGCGTTCGCGGAGACGCGGGCGCAGAACGAGGCGGCCGCGGAGGCCGCGGAGCAGCGCAGCCGGGAGTCGGACGACGCGGGTGCGGCCTCGGCCAGCCAGGACACGTCCGGGCGCCGGGTCGGCCCGGTGCAGTCGCGCCGCCGCACCGGCCGGGTCGGCGCCGAGCATCCGTGA
- a CDS encoding globin, producing the protein MSDQPIPISTGSAAQPTVTFYDAVGGAPTFRKLVDEFYAGVADDPVLRPMYPEEDLGPAADRLRMFLEQYWGGPHTYSDQRGHPRLRMRHAPFRIGPVQRDAWLARMRSAVDSLGLAPEYEAELWTYLARAAEFMVNSPD; encoded by the coding sequence GTGTCCGATCAACCGATCCCGATCTCCACGGGTTCCGCCGCGCAGCCGACCGTGACGTTCTACGACGCGGTCGGCGGGGCGCCGACGTTCCGCAAGCTGGTGGACGAGTTCTACGCCGGCGTCGCGGACGACCCGGTGCTGCGCCCGATGTACCCGGAGGAGGACCTCGGCCCGGCCGCGGACCGGTTGCGGATGTTCCTGGAGCAGTACTGGGGCGGCCCGCACACCTACTCCGACCAGCGCGGACATCCGCGGCTGCGGATGCGGCACGCGCCGTTCCGGATCGGCCCGGTGCAGCGTGACGCCTGGCTCGCCCGGATGCGCAGCGCGGTGGACAGCCTCGGCCTCGCCCCGGAGTACGAGGCGGAGCTGTGGACCTACCTGGCGCGCGCGGCAGAGTTCATGGTGAACTCGCCGGACTGA
- a CDS encoding glycoside hydrolase family 13 protein has translation MGNEVSDPTARPEGDPTGNPDWWRDAVFYQIYPRSFADSNGDGVGDLDGIRSRLDHLAGLGVDAIWLSPFFTSPMADHGYDVADPRDVDPVFGDLAAFDRLVTDAHAHGIRVTIDLVPNHSSDEHVWFQQALRAAPGSPERDRYVFRDGRGANGELPPNNWPSAFGGPAWHRVTEPDGTPGQWYLHLFDPKQPDLNWENPEIWADLETTLRFWLDRGVDGFRIDVAHGMAKPAGLPDLAEDVLAEIEAGANPHTSRDVRWDAEGVHDIHRFIRKVLADYPGTMAVGEVWVTDTERLRKYLRPDELPLAFDFRMVQSRWRADELRDTITAALATVEGTGSPTTWVLSNHDVVRHVTRYGGGLVGARRGRAAALLQLALPGVAYLYQGDELSLPSIEPPDEALTDPTWERSGHTRRGRDNCRIPLPWEPGEPAYGFSTTTGTWLPMPAGWSPLAVTSQQGNPESTVELYRAALRLRREHGGFTGGLSFVDAPHGCLAFRREGGLTCFVNTGNSPVALPSGSPILTSVPLTADGQLPGDATAWLA, from the coding sequence GTGGGCAACGAGGTCTCGGATCCCACCGCACGGCCCGAAGGCGACCCCACCGGCAACCCCGACTGGTGGCGCGACGCCGTCTTCTACCAGATCTACCCGCGCAGCTTCGCCGACTCCAACGGGGACGGCGTCGGCGACCTGGACGGCATCCGCAGCAGGCTCGATCACCTCGCCGGGCTCGGCGTCGACGCGATCTGGCTCAGCCCGTTCTTCACCTCGCCGATGGCCGACCACGGGTACGACGTCGCCGACCCGCGCGACGTCGACCCGGTGTTCGGTGACCTCGCCGCGTTCGACCGGCTCGTCACCGACGCGCACGCGCACGGCATCAGGGTGACCATCGACCTGGTGCCGAACCACTCGTCGGACGAGCACGTGTGGTTCCAGCAGGCGCTGCGGGCCGCGCCGGGCAGCCCGGAGCGGGACCGGTACGTGTTCCGCGACGGCCGCGGCGCGAACGGCGAGCTGCCGCCGAACAACTGGCCGTCGGCGTTCGGCGGCCCGGCCTGGCATCGCGTCACCGAGCCGGACGGCACGCCCGGCCAGTGGTACCTGCACCTGTTCGACCCCAAGCAGCCGGACCTGAACTGGGAGAACCCGGAGATCTGGGCCGACCTGGAGACCACCCTGCGGTTCTGGCTGGACCGCGGTGTGGACGGGTTCCGGATCGACGTGGCGCACGGGATGGCGAAGCCCGCCGGGCTGCCGGACCTGGCCGAGGACGTGCTGGCCGAGATCGAGGCCGGTGCGAACCCGCACACCTCCCGCGACGTGCGCTGGGACGCCGAGGGCGTGCACGACATCCACCGGTTCATCCGCAAGGTACTGGCCGACTACCCGGGCACGATGGCGGTCGGGGAGGTGTGGGTGACCGACACCGAACGGCTTCGCAAGTACCTGCGGCCGGACGAGCTGCCGCTCGCGTTCGACTTCCGGATGGTGCAGTCCCGGTGGCGCGCCGACGAGCTGCGCGACACCATCACCGCCGCGCTGGCCACCGTCGAGGGCACCGGTTCGCCCACCACCTGGGTGCTGTCCAACCACGACGTCGTCCGGCACGTCACCCGGTACGGCGGCGGCCTGGTCGGCGCCCGCCGGGGCCGCGCCGCCGCGCTGCTGCAGCTGGCGCTGCCCGGCGTCGCCTACCTCTACCAGGGCGACGAGCTGAGCCTGCCCAGCATCGAGCCGCCGGACGAGGCGCTCACCGACCCGACCTGGGAGCGCAGCGGGCACACCCGGCGGGGCCGGGACAACTGCCGGATCCCGCTGCCGTGGGAACCGGGCGAGCCGGCGTACGGGTTCTCCACCACGACCGGCACCTGGCTGCCGATGCCGGCCGGCTGGTCGCCGCTCGCGGTCACGTCCCAGCAGGGCAACCCGGAGTCCACCGTCGAGCTGTACCGCGCCGCGTTGCGGCTGCGCCGCGAGCACGGCGGGTTCACCGGCGGTCTGTCCTTCGTGGACGCTCCGCACGGTTGCCTGGCGTTCCGCCGGGAGGGCGGGCTCACCTGCTTCGTCAACACCGGCAACTCGCCGGTCGCGCTGCCGAGCGGTAGCCCGATCCTGACCAGCGTCCCGCTCACCGCGGACGGTCAGCTGCCCGGCGACGCCACCGCCTGGCTCGCCTGA
- a CDS encoding MBL fold metallo-hydrolase, with the protein MDSRLTRRGVLAGSVAGAAGLAVGGTAAAAPGYRPGGTATRASAARAGAVGRPRLRWLGNNGWEIRFDTPNGRRTVLIDPWLTRFHTGTYTKQGADPDTPLSVRPDVIDRYHLSADHILVTHGHYDHLTDVPYLAGRTGATVLGTETHVNLMTALGAPADQLSVVRGGEYLECDGYTIQVLRSLHSMVGERSRVPFPGTRPGHPPATPKVIADLVEGETLAYLITVGEVSIIDFGGSNYASADLAGLRPTVALVPVGGGAIHRYVPRLLDTLGHPRYVLPTHWDDFDYPLDEPARDFGGLAPLRTAVRQASPASRFVVLDHLETFTP; encoded by the coding sequence ATGGATTCCAGGCTGACCCGACGGGGTGTACTGGCCGGTTCGGTCGCGGGTGCCGCCGGGCTGGCGGTCGGCGGCACCGCGGCCGCCGCACCCGGGTACCGGCCGGGCGGTACCGCGACCCGGGCCTCGGCGGCGCGGGCCGGTGCGGTGGGCCGGCCGCGGCTGCGCTGGCTCGGCAACAACGGCTGGGAGATCCGCTTCGACACCCCGAACGGCCGGCGCACCGTGCTGATCGATCCGTGGCTGACCCGGTTCCACACCGGCACCTACACCAAGCAGGGCGCCGACCCGGACACCCCGCTGTCGGTGCGGCCGGACGTGATCGACCGGTACCACCTGTCGGCCGATCACATCCTCGTCACGCACGGCCACTACGACCACCTCACCGACGTGCCGTACCTGGCCGGCCGGACCGGTGCGACGGTGCTCGGTACCGAGACGCACGTGAACCTGATGACCGCGCTCGGTGCACCGGCCGACCAGCTCAGCGTGGTGCGCGGCGGCGAGTACCTGGAGTGCGACGGCTACACCATCCAGGTGTTGCGGTCGCTGCACTCGATGGTCGGGGAGCGGTCCCGGGTGCCGTTCCCGGGTACCCGGCCGGGCCACCCACCGGCGACCCCGAAGGTCATCGCCGACCTGGTGGAGGGGGAGACGCTGGCCTACCTGATCACGGTCGGGGAGGTGAGCATCATCGACTTCGGCGGATCGAACTACGCCAGCGCCGACCTGGCCGGGCTGCGGCCGACGGTGGCGCTGGTGCCGGTCGGTGGGGGCGCGATCCACCGGTACGTGCCGCGGCTGCTCGACACGCTCGGGCACCCCCGGTACGTGCTCCCGACGCACTGGGACGATTTCGACTACCCGCTGGACGAGCCGGCCCGCGACTTCGGTGGCCTCGCCCCGCTGCGTACCGCGGTGCGGCAGGCGAGCCCGGCCAGTCGCTTCGTGGTGCTGGACCACCTGGAGACGTTCACGCCGTGA
- a CDS encoding serine hydrolase: protein MVDAGEVFRRAGGSGWCHVRCIDCDRQCGHAATEPVVLASMVKVPLVLEFARQVVAGQLDPTARVRLRATDRLGGSGTAGCADHVEMSLRDLARFALSISDNTAADALFAAVGVANVRSLVREVGLPDTRILGGPRQVVESIVGDVSGADPARFAADYAGLDEARMRQLRALDPRHTNASTGRDLTALLRAVWRDEAAPAAACATLRGLMATQLAGHRLAAGFPDEVEVVAKTGTLLAVRAEAGVVSYPDGGRYAVAVGIRLDRMSGRQPAADRALGTVARRAVESLRADCRHPDLPPAVAPDRG, encoded by the coding sequence ATGGTGGATGCGGGGGAGGTCTTCCGCCGGGCCGGTGGGTCCGGCTGGTGCCACGTGCGGTGCATCGACTGCGACCGGCAGTGCGGCCACGCGGCGACCGAGCCGGTCGTACTCGCCTCGATGGTCAAGGTGCCGCTGGTGCTGGAGTTCGCCCGGCAGGTGGTGGCCGGCCAGCTCGACCCGACCGCCCGGGTCCGGCTGCGCGCCACCGACCGGCTGGGCGGCAGCGGCACCGCCGGGTGCGCCGACCACGTCGAGATGAGCCTGCGCGACCTCGCCCGGTTCGCGCTGTCCATCAGCGACAACACGGCGGCGGACGCGCTGTTCGCGGCGGTCGGGGTGGCGAACGTGCGGTCCCTGGTCCGCGAGGTGGGATTGCCGGACACCCGGATCCTCGGCGGGCCCAGGCAGGTGGTGGAGTCCATCGTCGGTGATGTCAGCGGGGCCGACCCGGCCCGGTTCGCGGCCGACTACGCCGGCCTCGACGAGGCTCGGATGCGGCAGCTTCGTGCGCTGGATCCCCGGCACACCAACGCGAGTACCGGGCGGGACCTGACCGCGTTGCTGCGCGCGGTGTGGCGGGACGAGGCGGCACCGGCGGCGGCCTGCGCGACGCTGCGCGGGTTGATGGCGACGCAGCTGGCCGGGCACCGGCTGGCGGCCGGCTTCCCGGACGAGGTCGAGGTGGTCGCCAAGACGGGGACGCTGCTCGCGGTGCGGGCCGAGGCCGGTGTGGTGAGCTACCCGGACGGTGGCCGGTACGCGGTCGCCGTCGGCATCCGGCTGGACCGGATGTCCGGCCGCCAGCCGGCCGCCGACCGCGCCCTCGGCACGGTGGCCCGCCGGGCGGTCGAGTCGCTGCGCGCCGATTGCCGGCACCCCGACCTACCACCGGCGGTCGCGCCCGATCGCGGGTGA
- a CDS encoding MarR family winged helix-turn-helix transcriptional regulator, with protein sequence MGRPDDADEIAAAWRRERPGTPTESIGVVTRIWQLGKLFADDRRRVLAELDIDRGTMDLLSVLRRAGPPYALTTRTLAERTLVTAGAISQRVARAEAAGLVTRAPGGTGRRAVTVTLTAAGHAEIERVVDRVLRREVELLSGLPPAGRADLARDLSALLDDLIERLGPPARTGE encoded by the coding sequence ATGGGCCGACCGGACGACGCGGACGAGATCGCCGCGGCCTGGCGCCGCGAACGACCCGGTACCCCGACGGAGTCGATCGGTGTGGTGACCCGGATCTGGCAGCTCGGCAAGCTGTTCGCCGACGACCGGCGGCGGGTGCTCGCCGAACTCGACATCGACCGCGGCACCATGGACCTGCTGTCGGTGCTGCGCCGGGCCGGCCCGCCGTACGCGTTGACCACCCGCACGCTGGCCGAACGGACCCTGGTCACCGCCGGCGCCATCTCCCAGCGGGTGGCCCGCGCCGAAGCGGCCGGCCTGGTCACCCGCGCCCCGGGCGGTACGGGCCGGCGAGCGGTCACCGTGACCCTCACCGCCGCCGGGCACGCCGAGATCGAGCGGGTCGTCGACCGGGTGTTGCGCCGCGAGGTGGAACTGCTGTCCGGGCTGCCTCCGGCCGGCCGGGCCGACCTCGCCCGGGACCTGTCCGCGCTGCTCGACGACCTGATCGAGCGGCTGGGGCCGCCCGCCCGCACCGGTGAGTGA
- a CDS encoding SDR family oxidoreductase, which produces MTRSIVVTGGGTGIGRATAARFAAAGESVTILGRRADVLARAAEQLGATAVVCDVSDPDALTAALGQLPAQVDVLVNNAGGNTDLRRPAATTLADVAAGWRANLDANLLSAVLTTTLLADRLQPGGTVVGIGSIAASRGSGGGSYGATKAALATWNIDLAGQLGPRDITANVVSCGYIAETEFFADQLTEQRRGTLIGQTSTGRAGTPDDVAALVEYLASPGARHITAQVININGGAFPTR; this is translated from the coding sequence ATGACCCGCAGCATCGTCGTCACCGGCGGCGGCACCGGCATCGGCCGGGCCACCGCGGCCCGCTTCGCCGCCGCTGGCGAGTCCGTCACCATCCTCGGCCGGCGCGCCGACGTGCTGGCCCGCGCCGCCGAGCAGCTCGGCGCCACCGCCGTGGTCTGCGACGTCAGCGACCCGGATGCGCTGACCGCGGCGCTGGGACAGCTGCCGGCCCAGGTCGACGTGCTGGTCAACAACGCCGGCGGCAACACCGACCTGCGCCGCCCGGCGGCCACCACGCTCGCCGACGTGGCCGCCGGCTGGCGGGCCAACCTGGACGCGAACCTGCTCAGCGCGGTGCTGACGACCACCCTGCTCGCCGACCGGCTGCAGCCCGGCGGCACCGTCGTCGGCATCGGCTCGATCGCCGCCAGCCGGGGCAGTGGCGGCGGCTCGTACGGGGCGACCAAGGCCGCCCTGGCCACCTGGAACATCGACCTCGCCGGGCAGCTCGGGCCGCGCGACATCACCGCGAACGTGGTCTCCTGCGGCTACATCGCCGAGACCGAGTTCTTCGCCGACCAGCTCACCGAGCAGCGGCGCGGCACGCTGATCGGGCAGACCTCGACCGGCCGGGCCGGTACCCCGGACGACGTGGCGGCGCTGGTGGAGTACCTCGCCTCGCCGGGCGCCCGGCACATCACCGCCCAGGTGATCAACATCAACGGCGGCGCCTTCCCGACCCGCTGA